AGAACAGGGAACGCTACCCGCCCGGCAAGCTCTCCGGCGGAGAACAGCAGCGTGTCGCAATCGCACGGGCCATTATAAACAACCCGTCGCTGATACTGGCGGATGAGCCCACGGGAAACCTGGACAGTAAAAATGCCGCGGACATCATGAATATCTTCGTAGAGTTGAACAAACGGGGCATCACCATCATCCTCGTTACCCATGAGACGGATATAGCGGCGTACGCACACAGAAAAATCATATTTAAGGACGGCCTTATCGTCGAGGACACCTCGACAGCCCGCCGTAAGGCTACGAAGAGCAGCAGCAGTAGTAGTAGTAGTCGGGTCTGATATGAGACTTCTTCTGGAAATATTCCGCACCGCGCTGGGCGCAATAAGACAGAACAAGATGCGCTCCGGCCTTACCATGCTCGGTGTGACCATCGGGGTGGGCTCGGTCATCATCATGGTAAGCATCGGCATGGGCGCAAGGGTTCAGGTAAAGGAGCGTATAGAGGGGCTCGGCACAAACATGCTGTTCGTCTTCGCGGGGACTACTACCTCGGGCGGGGCCAGGTCCGGGGCAGGCAGCAGCTTCACCCTTACGGCCGATGACGCCCGCGCCATCGCCAGGGAGTGCCCCGACGTCGCGATGACCTCGTACAGCAAACGGGAGACAAACCAGGTCATCTACGGCAACCGGAACTGGAATACCGTCATCGCGGGGGTAACTCCCGAATACCCGTTAATCAGAAACTGGCCGATAGGAGAAGGTAACTTCTTTGACGACAGGGACATGGAGCGGGCGGCCACCGTCTGTGTACCTGGGTCCGAGGTGGCCGAAAACCTGTTTGCCTGGGGTGAAGACCCGCTGGGAAAGACGATAATCATAAAAAAGGTCCCGTTTAAGGTCATCGGGGTCATGAGCCCAAGGGGCGCTATCGCCGGCGGCCGCGGAAGAAACCAGGACGACCAGATATTCATACCGTATACCACGGCGGAGTGGAAGATAATAGGCTCCGTACTACCCGGCTACGTTAGCATCATATACATCTCGGCAATAAGTTCAGAGGCCGTCGGAGACGCCGAAGAGCAGATTAAGGCCCTCCTCAGACAACGGCATAATATCCAGCCGGACCAGCCCGACGACTTCATCATACTGAACCTTCGCAACATAGCCGCCACCAGGGAGCAGATGGGCAAGATACTGACCTACCTCCTGGGCAGCATCGCGTCCGTATCGCTCATAGTGGGCGGGATAGGCATCATGAACATAATGC
This genomic window from Candidatus Bathyanammoxibius amoris contains:
- a CDS encoding ABC transporter permease; translated protein: MRLLLEIFRTALGAIRQNKMRSGLTMLGVTIGVGSVIIMVSIGMGARVQVKERIEGLGTNMLFVFAGTTTSGGARSGAGSSFTLTADDARAIARECPDVAMTSYSKRETNQVIYGNRNWNTVIAGVTPEYPLIRNWPIGEGNFFDDRDMERAATVCVPGSEVAENLFAWGEDPLGKTIIIKKVPFKVIGVMSPRGAIAGGRGRNQDDQIFIPYTTAEWKIIGSVLPGYVSIIYISAISSEAVGDAEEQIKALLRQRHNIQPDQPDDFIILNLRNIAATREQMGKILTYLLGSIASVSLIVGGIGIMNIMLVSVTERTREVGIRMAVGAKQRDIMLQFLIESVVLSCMGGIIGLCIGIIGTEVVSLVGDWPVLISPVVVLVAFSFAVLVGVVFGLYPANKASKLNPIDALRYE